A stretch of the Arvicola amphibius chromosome 8, mArvAmp1.2, whole genome shotgun sequence genome encodes the following:
- the LOC119820746 gene encoding LOW QUALITY PROTEIN: ribosomal L1 domain-containing protein 1-like (The sequence of the model RefSeq protein was modified relative to this genomic sequence to represent the inferred CDS: inserted 2 bases in 2 codons; deleted 2 bases in 1 codon) yields the protein MEGSASASTLASADTPTAVEHLDREQIRKAVEVLLAHSKSRKNNNELLSNGNENLFLMVVLWKIPKKELQARMSLPHSILSDSSEVCLFTKDDCESPEQTECFYKTLLKNHGINSISRIIPFKTLKTEYKANEAKLRLLGSFDIFIADERIRRHXPTHIGRHFYQRKKVPVSVNXLAKNLSKEINNSITGTVLNISKQGSCSAVRVGHTGMKPQHIIENILAVSEMLSEKLPEKWQRVKLLFLKTEKSVSLPIFSSFATCPDENNIMSFNSLRKKVIKKKMIYEKEKSKKKNKMLKKSSKKTASQGKTSSARVKAPGSQEKKTRKVKAQPEGTDESEEAVPQLVPTGETPNKENLEMQENITGEKSPKKKPDTNPHQGKKRKALPATETLEASGPEMAGKKPRSMSETRKPEAKFFKPRKSSNEPKDRKAQVAHSN from the exons ATGGAGGGCTCTGCGTCCGCCTCCACCCTGGCCTCAGCCGACACGCCAACTGCTGTGGAGCATCTGGACAGAGAGCAGATTAGAAAGGCAGTGGAAGTTCTGCTTGCACACTCCAagtcaagaaaaaacaataatgaGTTACTTTCAAATGGGaatgagaatttatttttaatggtggTATTATGGAAAATTCCAAAGAAAGAACTGCAGGCCCGAATGTCTTTGCCTCATAGTATTCTATCAGATTCATCAGAAGTCTGTTTGTTTACCAAAGATGACTGTGAGTCACCTGAACAGACAGAATGTTTCTATAAAACGCTTTTGAAAAATCATGGCATCAACAGCATCTCTCGGATTATCCCtttt aaaactttaaaaacagaatataaaGCCAATGAAGCCAAGCTCCGCCTCCTGGGTAGCTTTGACATCTTCATTGCTGATGAAAGAATTAGACGGC TTCCTACACACATAGGAAGACACTTCTATCAGAGGAAGAAAGTTCCAGTATCTGTAA CTCTGGCCAAGAATCTGTCCAAAGAGATTAACAACAGTATCACAGGGACCGTCTTAAACATCTCCAAACAAGGTTCTTGCAGTGCTGTGCGTGTTGGTCACACTGGAATGAAGCCTCAGCACATCATTGAAAACATCCTGGCTGTCTCAGAAATGCTTTCAGAAAAACTGCCAGAGAAATGGCAGCGTGTGAAACTCTTGTTCCTAAAAACTGAGAAGTCGGTTTCCCTTCCCATCTTTTCCTCATTTGCCACATGCCCGGATGAAAACAACATCATGTCCTTCAATAGCCTGAGGaaaaaggtaataaagaaaaaaatgatttatgaaaaagaaaagtcgaagaagaaaaacaaaatgttaaagaaaagctCCAAAAAGACTGCGTCTCAAGGTAAAACTAGCAGTGCTCGAGTGAAGGCCCCAGGATCCCAGGAGAAaaagaccagaaaagtaaaagCACAACCTGAAGGGACGGACGAGAGTGAAGAAGCAGTCCCACAGCTGGTCCCAACAGGAGAAACACCGAATAAAGAAAACCTGGAGATGCAAGAAAATATCACAGGGGAAAAGTCTCCAAAAAAGAAACCTGATACAAATCCACatcagggaaagaaaaggaaggcccTACCAGCTACAGAGACCCTAGAAGCTTCAGGGCCTGAGATGGCAGGAAAGAAGCCAAGAAGTATGTCAGAAACCAGGAAGCCAGAGGCCAAGTTCTTTAAACCCAGGAAATCTTCCAACGAGCCCAAAGACAGAAAAGCCCAAGTAGCCCACTCAAACTAA